The following proteins are encoded in a genomic region of Catharus ustulatus isolate bCatUst1 chromosome 4, bCatUst1.pri.v2, whole genome shotgun sequence:
- the SYCE3 gene encoding synaptonemal complex central element protein 3, with product MTEPESQEGNCANRREDAEKFKMDMKKCVQEMERLTVRMGLTVYDCVTIQTNPELPKAVQHLENVFLMCKEQIQKGKSC from the exons ATGACTGAACCAGAATCTCAGGAAGGAAACTGTGCTAACAGGAGAGAGGATGCAGAGAAGTTTAAAATGGACATGAAAAAATGTGTGCAGGAGATGGAAAGACTAACAG TGCGTATGGGCCTCACAGTCTATGACTGCGTAACCATCCAGACCaacccagagctgcccaaggCTGTGCAGCACTTGGAAAATGTCTTCCTGATGTGCAAAGAGCAGATACAGAAGGGCAAAAGTTGCTAA